The following proteins are encoded in a genomic region of Haloarcula marina:
- the sucD gene encoding succinate--CoA ligase subunit alpha, with translation MSVLVDEDTRVVVQGITGGEGKFHTEQMLEYGTNVVAGAVPGRGGQEVAGVPVYDTVQQAAREEDANASVVFVPPAFAADACFESLDAKGLDLVVAITEGVPTQDMARVYRKLQETDTYLVGPNCPGLITPGVAKLGILPGNIFSSGNVGLVSRSGTLTYQVVDNLTERGLGQSTAIGIGGDPIIGTDFIDALELFENDPDTHAVAMCGEIGGEDEEEAARYIGEHMDTPVAGFIAGRTAPPGKRMGHAGAIVSGSGTGTAESKISALEDNGVPVGDTPEEVADHIEDLL, from the coding sequence ATGAGTGTTCTAGTCGACGAAGACACGCGCGTCGTCGTGCAGGGTATCACCGGCGGAGAAGGGAAGTTCCACACCGAGCAGATGCTCGAGTACGGGACCAACGTGGTCGCTGGCGCGGTGCCCGGCCGCGGCGGTCAGGAAGTCGCCGGTGTTCCCGTCTACGACACCGTCCAGCAGGCCGCCCGCGAGGAGGACGCCAACGCCTCCGTCGTGTTCGTCCCGCCCGCGTTCGCCGCCGACGCCTGTTTCGAGTCGCTGGACGCGAAGGGCCTGGACCTCGTCGTCGCCATCACCGAAGGCGTCCCGACGCAGGACATGGCCCGCGTCTACCGCAAACTGCAGGAGACCGATACGTACCTCGTCGGGCCGAACTGCCCCGGCCTCATCACTCCCGGCGTCGCCAAACTCGGCATCCTGCCGGGCAACATCTTCTCGTCGGGCAACGTCGGCCTGGTCTCCCGCTCGGGGACCCTGACCTATCAGGTCGTCGACAATCTCACCGAGCGCGGACTCGGTCAGTCCACCGCCATCGGCATCGGCGGCGACCCCATCATCGGTACGGACTTCATCGACGCGCTGGAACTGTTCGAGAACGACCCCGACACCCACGCCGTCGCCATGTGCGGCGAAATCGGCGGCGAGGACGAAGAAGAAGCGGCGCGCTACATCGGCGAGCACATGGACACGCCCGTCGCTGGCTTCATCGCCGGTCGTACGGCCCCGCCGGGCAAGCGCATGGGCCACGCGGGCGCTATCGTCTCCGGTAGCGGGACCGGCACCGCCGAATCGAAGATTTCGGCCCTCGAAGACAACGGCGTCCCAGTGGGCGACACGCCCGAGGAAGTCGCCGACCACATCGAAGACCTGCTGTAA
- the sucC gene encoding ADP-forming succinate--CoA ligase subunit beta — protein sequence MRLHEYQAKQVFAEAGVPTPASQLAETVDEAVDAAEEIGYPVAIKAQVHVGGRGKAGGIKLVESKDEAREAADAILGMDLKGYHVSKVLVEEAVDFVNELYVGVTMDRGEGKPVAMVSTKGGVNIEEVAEEDPDAIAREHIDPAFGMHPFQARKVVYEAGVDRDVANDVASVLTTLYQLWDDRDGSDVEVNPLMITSDDEVVAADAVMNIDDDALFRQPELAEMGEEAAEGDELEQKADEYGFDYVRLSGNVGIIGNGAGLVMTTLDLVDYYGGTPANFLDVGGGAKADRIANALDMVFSDDNVDSVVFNIFGGITRGDEVAQGINQALEQFDEIPKPVVVRLAGTNAEEGMEILNEELVTVEYTLEDAVQRAVEFAQEVEA from the coding sequence ATGCGATTGCATGAATACCAGGCGAAACAAGTCTTCGCCGAGGCGGGAGTCCCCACACCCGCGTCGCAACTGGCCGAAACAGTCGACGAGGCCGTCGACGCGGCCGAAGAAATCGGGTACCCGGTCGCTATCAAGGCACAGGTCCACGTCGGTGGTCGCGGAAAAGCCGGCGGTATCAAACTCGTCGAGAGCAAGGACGAGGCTCGCGAGGCCGCGGACGCCATCCTCGGGATGGACCTCAAGGGCTACCACGTCTCGAAGGTGCTCGTCGAGGAGGCCGTCGACTTCGTAAACGAACTGTACGTCGGCGTGACGATGGACCGCGGCGAGGGCAAACCCGTCGCGATGGTCTCGACGAAAGGCGGCGTCAACATCGAGGAAGTCGCCGAGGAAGACCCCGACGCCATCGCGCGCGAACACATCGACCCCGCCTTCGGGATGCACCCCTTCCAGGCCCGGAAGGTCGTCTACGAGGCGGGCGTCGACCGCGACGTCGCCAACGACGTGGCCTCGGTGCTGACGACGCTCTACCAGCTCTGGGACGACCGGGACGGCAGCGACGTCGAGGTCAACCCGCTGATGATCACGAGCGACGACGAGGTCGTCGCCGCCGACGCCGTGATGAACATCGACGACGACGCCCTGTTCCGCCAGCCAGAACTCGCCGAGATGGGCGAGGAGGCCGCGGAGGGCGACGAACTCGAACAGAAGGCCGACGAGTACGGCTTCGACTACGTCCGCCTCTCGGGTAACGTCGGCATCATCGGCAACGGCGCGGGCCTCGTGATGACGACGCTGGACCTCGTGGACTACTACGGCGGCACGCCCGCTAACTTCCTCGACGTGGGCGGCGGCGCGAAAGCCGACCGCATCGCGAACGCGCTGGACATGGTGTTCTCCGACGACAACGTCGACTCCGTCGTGTTCAACATCTTCGGCGGCATCACGCGCGGCGACGAGGTGGCACAGGGTATCAATCAGGCCCTCGAACAGTTCGACGAGATTCCCAAGCCAGTCGTCGTCCGACTGGCCGGGACCAACGCCGAGGAGGGCATGGAGATTCTGAACGAAGAACTCGTCACGGTCGAGTACACGCTGGAGGACGCTGTCCAACGTGCCGTCGAGTTCGCACAGGAGGTGGAAGCATGA
- a CDS encoding NAD-dependent protein deacylase yields the protein MHDIDTDTLDTVADALRRADTAVALTGAGVSTASGIPSFRGEDGIWDRFDPTDFHRRRFDADPAGFWADRRTLREEMYGDVKPGPNAAHDALAALEAEGHVDAVVTQNVDGLHADAGSQRVVELHGTHRRVRCDDCGDRRPADPVFAAAADGDLPPRCDCGGVYRPDVVLFGESLPDDALTDAQGLARESDVFLAVGSSLSVRPASLLPKIAVDSGGRFVVVNFDETTRDGAATDVIREDVTDVLPALEERV from the coding sequence ATGCACGATATCGACACGGACACCCTCGACACCGTCGCCGACGCCCTCCGGCGGGCCGACACCGCCGTCGCGCTGACCGGTGCGGGCGTCTCGACGGCGTCGGGCATTCCCTCGTTCCGCGGCGAAGACGGTATCTGGGACCGCTTCGACCCGACGGATTTCCACCGTCGACGGTTCGACGCCGACCCCGCTGGCTTCTGGGCCGACCGGCGTACGCTCCGGGAGGAGATGTACGGCGACGTGAAACCCGGCCCGAACGCCGCACACGACGCGTTGGCGGCGCTGGAAGCCGAGGGGCACGTCGACGCCGTCGTGACGCAGAACGTCGACGGCCTCCACGCCGACGCCGGAAGCCAACGCGTGGTCGAACTCCACGGCACGCACCGCCGCGTGCGGTGTGACGACTGCGGTGACCGCCGTCCGGCCGACCCGGTGTTCGCCGCGGCGGCCGACGGTGACCTCCCGCCACGGTGTGACTGCGGCGGCGTGTACCGGCCCGACGTGGTGCTGTTCGGGGAATCACTGCCGGACGACGCGCTGACGGACGCGCAGGGACTGGCCCGCGAAAGCGACGTGTTCCTCGCCGTTGGGTCGTCCCTGTCGGTCAGACCCGCCTCGTTACTGCCAAAGATAGCCGTCGACTCGGGGGGTCGATTCGTCGTCGTGAACTTCGACGAGACGACGCGGGACGGGGCGGCGACAGACGTGATTCGGGAGGACGTTACGGACGTGCTACCCGCGCTCGAAGAGCGGGTCTAG
- a CDS encoding DUF5793 family protein: MRRDYFTLDIREDPDDGTPTLSIDYDGPSGVLRERLTTATGETLDGGEVDVTFRRQADTDGGVLSLTNRMTGEFVLEVMADPGEIDGFVAAAESHDDGEYRVVLTDSDGESVAYEKGTLLVYDHDGSLLRQRSLIPGGVEL, from the coding sequence ATGAGGCGCGACTACTTCACGCTCGACATCCGAGAAGACCCCGACGACGGGACACCTACGCTCAGTATCGACTACGACGGCCCGTCGGGTGTACTCCGAGAGCGCCTCACGACCGCGACCGGCGAGACACTCGACGGCGGCGAAGTCGACGTAACGTTCCGACGGCAGGCCGACACCGACGGCGGCGTCCTGTCGCTGACGAACCGCATGACCGGCGAGTTCGTCCTCGAAGTCATGGCCGACCCCGGCGAAATCGACGGGTTCGTCGCCGCCGCCGAGAGCCACGACGACGGGGAGTACCGCGTGGTCCTGACCGACAGCGACGGCGAGTCCGTGGCGTACGAAAAGGGGACGCTGCTCGTCTACGACCACGACGGCAGCCTCCTCCGCCAGCGAAGCCTCATTCCCGGCGGCGTCGAACTCTAG
- a CDS encoding DUF7549 family protein gives MTWVKSEYAGELAVLSTWLVALAPWSASVFEVSNLTVVALRFLPFRFQFIFGATLDNERPFLWAWEVARFQQSAELTLAGYAGFAAFLLFAVPFALSLFYYFEEERLTDALPVDPVALFGWLLAGVAALTLAATALFVRYFPGLTVPVGAAVAAVLAYVLLTSEQAD, from the coding sequence ATGACGTGGGTGAAGTCAGAGTACGCCGGAGAACTGGCCGTCCTCTCGACGTGGTTGGTAGCGCTGGCCCCGTGGTCGGCGTCTGTCTTCGAGGTGTCGAACCTGACGGTCGTCGCGCTTCGCTTCCTCCCCTTCAGGTTCCAGTTCATCTTCGGCGCGACCCTCGACAACGAGCGCCCGTTCCTCTGGGCGTGGGAAGTCGCCCGGTTCCAACAGTCGGCGGAACTCACGCTGGCGGGCTACGCCGGGTTCGCCGCCTTCCTCCTCTTTGCGGTCCCGTTCGCGCTGAGCCTGTTCTACTACTTCGAAGAGGAGCGACTGACCGACGCGCTGCCCGTCGACCCCGTGGCGCTGTTCGGGTGGTTACTCGCCGGTGTCGCCGCCCTCACCCTCGCCGCGACGGCGCTGTTCGTCCGGTACTTCCCGGGCCTGACCGTCCCCGTCGGGGCGGCCGTCGCCGCCGTCCTCGCGTACGTCCTGCTCACCAGCGAGCAGGCGGACTGA
- a CDS encoding type II/IV secretion system ATPase subunit produces the protein MANPETPAPGDVVRDPLGHVQSWLSRTASLLSGSVVPESNYDPSRHDSLVTFDGLAGYEEIERYWLNAPFSFVSIEHDTQNDEHLYHVVEPSLTDIESELLDRLYDDVRGPLIYRRDVETDPETALREELRDRLEEYGVVVEPETFYRLFYYLYRSFQGYGYIDPLMHDPHIEDISCDGSNLPIFIYHDDYTDIESNIVYGEEELDDFVIQLAQRSGQHVSISDPVVSTTLPDGSRIELALGEEVTPRGSAFTIRKYADEPFTPIDLLEYGTFSLEMLAYLWLAIESNKSLIFAGGTAAGKTTSMNALAMFVPPRSKVLTIEDTRELSLYHDNWLSSVTRERLDDSDITMYDLLRSALRHRPEYIVVGEVRGEEAITLFQAMNTGHTTFSTMHADSVQTVINRLENEPINVPRPMVQSLDILCVQVLTRSGDERVRRAKTLAEIEGIDQRTGELDYSTSFSWRATEDRFAENNSELLDEIREERGWSQSTLLTELKDRQRFLEYLRQQEVGDYRRFTAMVNKYYADKDEVMDRIGSSVTV, from the coding sequence ATGGCTAACCCCGAGACACCTGCCCCCGGCGACGTCGTCCGCGACCCACTCGGTCACGTGCAGTCGTGGCTCTCGCGCACCGCGAGTCTCCTCTCCGGGTCGGTCGTCCCGGAGTCGAACTACGACCCGAGCAGGCACGACTCGCTGGTGACTTTCGACGGCCTCGCTGGCTACGAGGAAATCGAGCGCTACTGGCTCAACGCCCCGTTCTCGTTCGTCTCCATCGAACACGACACGCAGAACGACGAGCACCTGTACCACGTGGTCGAACCCTCGCTCACGGACATCGAATCCGAACTCTTAGACCGCCTGTACGACGACGTTCGCGGCCCGCTCATCTACCGCCGCGACGTGGAGACAGACCCCGAGACGGCGCTCCGAGAGGAGTTGCGCGACCGTCTGGAGGAGTACGGCGTCGTCGTCGAACCCGAGACGTTCTACCGGTTGTTCTACTACCTCTACCGCTCGTTTCAGGGGTACGGCTACATCGACCCGCTGATGCACGACCCCCACATCGAGGACATCTCCTGTGACGGGTCGAACCTCCCGATATTCATCTACCACGACGACTACACCGATATCGAGTCGAACATCGTCTACGGCGAGGAGGAACTCGACGACTTCGTCATCCAGTTGGCGCAGCGCTCGGGCCAACACGTCTCCATCTCCGACCCCGTCGTCTCGACGACGCTCCCGGACGGGTCGCGTATCGAACTCGCGCTCGGCGAGGAAGTCACTCCGCGTGGCTCCGCGTTCACCATCCGGAAGTACGCCGACGAACCGTTCACGCCCATCGACCTGCTGGAGTACGGCACCTTCTCGCTGGAGATGCTCGCGTACCTCTGGTTGGCTATCGAGTCCAACAAGTCGCTCATCTTCGCTGGCGGGACGGCGGCGGGCAAGACCACGTCGATGAACGCGCTGGCGATGTTCGTCCCGCCGCGTTCGAAGGTGCTGACCATCGAGGACACCCGCGAACTGTCGCTGTACCACGACAACTGGCTCTCCTCGGTCACCCGCGAGCGACTCGACGACTCCGACATCACGATGTACGACCTGCTCCGGTCCGCCCTCCGTCATCGACCCGAGTACATCGTGGTTGGCGAGGTCCGCGGCGAGGAGGCCATCACGCTGTTTCAGGCGATGAACACCGGCCACACGACGTTCTCGACGATGCACGCCGACTCGGTGCAGACGGTCATCAACCGACTGGAGAACGAACCTATCAACGTCCCCCGGCCGATGGTGCAGAGTCTCGACATCCTCTGCGTGCAGGTGCTGACCCGGTCGGGCGACGAACGCGTCCGCCGTGCGAAGACGCTCGCGGAAATCGAGGGCATCGACCAGCGGACCGGCGAACTCGACTACTCGACGAGTTTCTCGTGGCGGGCGACCGAGGACCGATTCGCCGAGAACAACAGCGAACTGCTCGACGAGATTCGCGAGGAACGAGGGTGGAGCCAGTCGACCCTCCTCACCGAACTGAAAGACCGACAGCGGTTTCTGGAGTACCTCCGACAGCAGGAGGTCGGAGACTACCGTCGCTTCACCGCGATGGTCAACAAGTACTACGCCGACAAAGACGAAGTCATGGACCGCATCGGGTCCAGCGTGACGGTCTGA
- a CDS encoding type II secretion system F family protein, translated as MALNPIGLAPLIVVACILAGAALASVSEGFDRRVTRFARRLFGRYVTAAPERERQLEAAYIGQTYRGYAARTLLITGLAALGGAAAGAYVVGGFLLLVPTIVDLLMGLPRTMVNALGIRGFELVLTGRQTLGILIGSGVVFGIGCAAVAYWLRWELPRNTAEVRRRNINEGMTRTIAFMYALSRGGVAFPDVMRVLARNDDIYGETAREISIAIREMDMFGKDMITAIERMTARTPSEEFKTFAENLSSVLQSGQSLSTFLNDQYERYQEEAAERQADLLESLATIAEAYVTILVAGVLFLITILLVFGLTTTDTLVFLQLLGYLAIPLANLGFMVYLGQKLDALGIGRAGTTGVLDRQDLSALGRPKPVQTRTGVTDGGMLPNEGANWRRLRMYDRVRAVRRTLRSPVQTLVWNPSKVLYLAVPVAIVLFAVRAPQAFQTGSMNVRLLDDFLVQSALVVLGSFAVVRTLYTRRVQRIEAATPELLERLASLNEAGMTLVESLRRVRGSEVGVLSPEVDRIWADIRMGANVEDALIRFGRRIRTVAITRVVTLVTHAMQASGQLGRVLRIAASQSRADRRLQKRRQQQMLTYLVVIYVSFLVFLVIIVAVQEVLVPSLPSSVPTPPSSNRLGVGVDQFARLGQVDKAAYTLVFFHTALIQAVLTGFVGGQLGEGSLRDGAKHAAVLLGFAYLVFVLLSSPVASMTITEPTVENGQISVDSASLSSGGFLVVHAHDEDGRVVGVSPYLAPGSHSDVSVQLDNPPSAGQDVVVVAHRDTNGNGVLDYDFEFPGSDATDRPYPASGQSQTVSVTVELE; from the coding sequence ATGGCGCTGAACCCGATAGGGCTGGCCCCGCTTATCGTCGTCGCCTGCATCCTCGCCGGGGCGGCGCTGGCCTCGGTGAGCGAGGGATTCGACCGCCGCGTGACGCGGTTCGCCCGCCGCTTGTTCGGCCGGTACGTCACGGCCGCGCCGGAACGCGAGCGCCAACTCGAAGCGGCCTACATCGGACAGACGTACCGGGGGTACGCGGCCCGAACGCTCCTGATTACCGGGCTCGCCGCCCTCGGCGGCGCGGCGGCCGGGGCATATGTCGTCGGCGGATTCTTACTCCTCGTCCCGACTATCGTCGACCTGCTGATGGGACTGCCGCGGACGATGGTGAACGCGCTCGGCATCCGGGGGTTCGAACTCGTTCTGACAGGGCGCCAGACGCTGGGTATCCTCATCGGAAGCGGGGTCGTCTTCGGTATCGGATGCGCCGCCGTCGCCTACTGGCTTCGCTGGGAACTCCCGCGGAACACGGCGGAGGTGCGTCGGCGGAATATCAACGAGGGGATGACACGCACCATCGCGTTCATGTACGCGCTCTCGCGCGGTGGGGTCGCATTCCCGGATGTGATGCGCGTGCTGGCGAGGAACGACGATATCTACGGCGAGACGGCCCGGGAGATAAGCATCGCTATCCGGGAGATGGACATGTTCGGCAAGGACATGATAACGGCCATCGAACGGATGACCGCCCGAACGCCCAGCGAGGAGTTCAAGACCTTCGCGGAGAATCTCTCCAGCGTCCTCCAGAGCGGCCAGTCGCTGTCGACGTTCCTCAACGACCAGTACGAGCGGTATCAGGAGGAGGCCGCGGAGCGACAGGCCGACCTGCTCGAATCGCTCGCCACCATCGCCGAGGCGTACGTCACCATCTTGGTCGCCGGGGTGCTGTTCCTCATCACCATTCTGCTCGTCTTCGGTCTGACGACGACGGACACCCTCGTATTCCTGCAACTACTCGGCTACCTCGCGATTCCGCTGGCGAACCTCGGCTTCATGGTGTATCTGGGGCAGAAACTCGACGCCCTGGGCATCGGGCGAGCGGGAACGACGGGGGTCCTCGACCGGCAAGACCTCTCGGCGCTCGGCCGTCCGAAACCGGTCCAGACGCGGACCGGGGTGACCGACGGCGGGATGCTCCCCAACGAGGGGGCCAACTGGCGGCGACTCCGGATGTACGACCGCGTCCGGGCGGTGAGACGGACGCTTCGCTCGCCGGTCCAGACGCTCGTCTGGAACCCCTCAAAAGTGCTGTACCTCGCGGTCCCGGTCGCTATCGTGTTGTTCGCGGTCCGCGCACCGCAGGCGTTCCAGACCGGGTCGATGAACGTTCGACTGCTCGACGACTTTCTCGTCCAGTCCGCGCTCGTCGTGCTCGGGTCGTTCGCCGTCGTTCGGACGCTCTATACGCGGCGCGTCCAGCGCATCGAGGCGGCGACGCCGGAACTGCTCGAACGGTTGGCGAGCCTCAACGAGGCGGGGATGACGCTCGTCGAGAGCCTGCGCCGGGTTCGAGGGAGCGAGGTGGGTGTCCTCTCGCCCGAAGTCGACCGCATCTGGGCGGACATCCGGATGGGCGCGAACGTCGAGGACGCGCTTATCCGGTTCGGCCGCCGAATTCGAACGGTGGCGATTACGCGGGTGGTGACGCTGGTGACGCACGCGATGCAGGCCTCGGGGCAACTCGGCCGCGTGCTCCGAATCGCCGCCTCCCAGTCGCGGGCGGACCGGAGACTCCAGAAGCGCCGCCAACAGCAGATGCTCACCTACCTCGTCGTCATCTACGTCTCCTTTCTCGTCTTTCTGGTCATCATCGTCGCCGTCCAAGAGGTACTGGTCCCCAGTCTCCCCTCGTCCGTGCCGACGCCGCCCTCCTCGAACCGCCTCGGCGTCGGCGTCGACCAGTTCGCACGTCTCGGCCAAGTCGATAAGGCGGCGTACACACTCGTCTTCTTCCACACGGCGCTGATTCAGGCCGTGTTGACCGGGTTCGTCGGCGGCCAGTTAGGTGAGGGGTCGCTCCGCGACGGGGCGAAACACGCCGCCGTGTTGCTCGGCTTCGCTTACCTCGTGTTCGTCCTGCTGTCCTCGCCGGTGGCCTCGATGACGATAACCGAGCCTACCGTCGAGAACGGCCAGATTTCGGTCGATTCGGCATCGCTGTCCAGCGGCGGATTCCTCGTCGTCCACGCCCACGACGAGGACGGGCGAGTCGTCGGCGTCTCCCCGTACCTCGCCCCGGGGTCACACAGCGACGTGTCCGTCCAGTTGGACAACCCGCCGTCGGCGGGCCAGGACGTCGTCGTCGTCGCCCACCGCGACACCAACGGGAACGGCGTCCTCGACTACGACTTCGAGTTCCCCGGTTCCGACGCGACCGACCGACCCTACCCGGCCTCCGGGCAGAGCCAGACCGTCTCGGTGACGGTCGAGTTGGAGTGA
- the ligA gene encoding ATP-dependent DNA ligase LigA: MEFADFAARASEIESESADIAITESVTELLGEADDDLATLARFVQGRVFPAHESTTLDIGPRLCYEAIARAAGQNVSADDVETRLAERGEIGEVAASYDFGGQRGLAAFGSGGEDALTVATVADELSALAAVTGSGSQETKVDMLFGLFNRADPEEARYLARLVLSEMRIGVGDGTVRDAIAAAFDAPVDAVERALQVSNDYGYVAEVARDEGETGLAAIDLEVGRPVQAMLAQAGTSTGALEDWEAVAVEWKYDGARVQVHFDGESARLFSRNMEEVTDPLPEIVATVDDALETPAILDGEVVAVDDDGAPLPFQEVLRRFRRKHDVAATREDVTVRLHLFDCLHADGEDLLDAPLRERHDRLESLFPPDTVSDLWTTDDPARIADIEAEALEAGHEGIMLKDPDAAYTPGKRGKNWRKRKPDVETLDCVITGAEWGEGRRANVLGTFELSVRTDDGFAHVGNVATGFTDAELDAVTERLEPHISAESGREVALDPHLVFEVGYEEIQTSSNYDAGYALRFPRFLAVREDKTPDDADSLSRVGRLADAE, encoded by the coding sequence ATGGAGTTCGCTGACTTCGCCGCCCGCGCGTCCGAAATCGAGTCCGAGAGCGCCGATATCGCCATCACGGAATCGGTCACCGAACTGCTCGGCGAGGCGGACGACGACTTGGCGACGCTCGCGCGGTTCGTGCAGGGGCGGGTGTTCCCCGCCCACGAGTCGACGACGCTCGATATCGGGCCGCGATTGTGCTACGAGGCCATCGCGCGCGCCGCGGGGCAGAACGTGAGCGCCGACGACGTGGAGACCCGGTTGGCCGAGCGGGGTGAAATCGGCGAGGTGGCGGCGAGCTACGACTTCGGGGGGCAGCGCGGCCTGGCCGCGTTCGGGTCCGGCGGCGAGGACGCGCTCACCGTCGCGACCGTCGCCGACGAACTGTCGGCTCTCGCCGCCGTGACGGGGTCGGGGAGCCAGGAGACGAAAGTCGACATGCTGTTCGGGCTATTCAACCGCGCGGACCCCGAGGAAGCCCGCTATCTCGCACGCCTCGTCCTCTCGGAGATGCGTATCGGGGTCGGCGACGGCACCGTCCGCGACGCCATCGCGGCCGCCTTCGACGCGCCGGTCGACGCCGTCGAACGTGCGCTCCAGGTCTCGAACGACTACGGCTACGTCGCCGAGGTGGCCCGCGACGAGGGCGAAACGGGACTCGCCGCAATCGACCTCGAAGTCGGCCGCCCAGTGCAAGCGATGCTCGCCCAGGCCGGGACGAGTACCGGGGCGCTCGAAGACTGGGAAGCGGTCGCCGTCGAGTGGAAGTACGACGGCGCTCGCGTACAGGTCCACTTCGACGGCGAGTCGGCCCGCCTGTTCTCGCGAAACATGGAGGAGGTGACCGACCCGCTTCCCGAAATCGTCGCCACCGTCGACGACGCGCTGGAGACACCGGCTATCCTCGACGGCGAGGTGGTCGCCGTCGACGACGACGGCGCGCCGCTCCCGTTTCAGGAGGTCCTCCGGCGGTTCCGCCGGAAACACGACGTGGCCGCCACCCGCGAGGACGTGACCGTCCGTCTGCATCTGTTCGACTGTCTGCACGCCGACGGCGAGGATTTGCTCGACGCGCCGTTGCGCGAGCGACACGACCGCCTCGAATCGCTGTTTCCCCCGGATACCGTCTCGGACCTGTGGACCACCGACGACCCGGCCCGAATCGCGGACATCGAGGCCGAAGCGCTGGAGGCGGGCCACGAGGGAATCATGCTGAAGGACCCCGACGCGGCGTACACGCCCGGCAAGCGCGGGAAGAACTGGCGCAAGCGCAAACCCGACGTGGAGACGCTCGACTGCGTGATCACCGGGGCCGAATGGGGCGAAGGCCGCCGGGCGAACGTCCTCGGAACGTTCGAACTCTCGGTACGCACGGACGACGGATTCGCGCACGTCGGCAACGTCGCCACCGGGTTCACCGACGCGGAACTGGACGCGGTGACCGAGCGCCTCGAACCGCACATCTCTGCCGAATCCGGGCGCGAAGTGGCCCTCGACCCGCATCTCGTCTTCGAGGTCGGCTACGAGGAGATACAGACCTCTTCGAACTACGACGCCGGGTACGCGCTCCGGTTCCCCCGCTTTCTCGCCGTCCGCGAGGACAAGACCCCCGACGATGCGGACTCGCTGTCGCGGGTCGGACGACTCGCCGACGCCGAGTGA